attatttaaagataCTGATTATTGATTgtttcattaaatttaattgataaataattatataattgtatttattattttgacaaGAAACTGTGGTTCTACAATATATCGAGTTTTGGTTAGAAGATGCGGTTTAATGATTTTGGCGGAAAACACAGTTTTATGAGAAATATTTTAGGTGATAAAACACAATTTGGAAATTTTGGTGGGACATCACAATTTCATGGAtttctaagttttaaaaaatcattaagaaTCCCATCAGAGATAAACCATATATGGACTACTAATAAAACATGTTCATATAGCTACGTGTGATTGTTACGGAAAAGTAGTAGCAAACTATAACTACAGAAGGTTACAAATTAGTGACAAAGTAttagttaatttaatttgtagctATTATGTCACtaaacatatgtatataatGACGgatagtaaaaaaagaaaagtgtagCAAAATTGTTTCAAAGTTTGTGAGACAAAATATTGTAGCTCTGGTGCACACAACATAAGTCCTCACAAATTGTAGTTAATAATTACtaatataatgtaaaattatgaaaatataatttgaacATTTTGATACAAACTCGTTGTAACTAAAGTGACAAGTTTTGACACAAAATCTTACTCTAGAGGATGCTGAGGAATGGGATCAGCGTAATGCCAATGAGAGGTTAATCGATGGACCCCAGGTGCAAGGAAGGACAGATGATGCAAAATGGAATCCTCCTCCAAGTGAATGGGTTAAGTGTAACACGTATGGAGCTTGGAGGGGAGAGGATACACCAAGCGGTACGGGATGGGTCCTTCGAAATGATTGTGGGGATGTTCTTTGGATGGGAGCACAAGCTATTCGTTGTGCAAGATCAGTGATGTAAGTGGAATTGGAAGCAATGTGGGGGGCAATAAACTCACTGATTCGCCTGAACTACAATAAGGTTATCTTCGAATCAGACTCTCTGGGCCTGGTCAACTTGTTGAATGATGAGGAAACTTGGCCTGCATTTGCTCCTCTACTCCACAATATAAAGAGTCTGCTCTCCGCTTACCAAGGATTCAAAATTGTTTATGTCTCAAGAGTTTGTAATAGGGTGGCAGATCGGGTAGCAAGGGAATCTCTTTCCTTCTGGAATTATGATCCTAAGTTATACTCGATAATGCCAACATGGGTCACATATTTTGTGTCATTGGATAAACAAAGTGTATTTCAATGATTGGTAAATGAAAGTTgttgttgagccaaaaaaaaaaaatcttactctAGATGTCATTTATTAGCCTTTCTCTACTTAGATACATTTTATCTTCTCTTCATTTTACAGCAACCTATCATCTCTTAAGTCAAAAAGCTCTATCGTTGATGTCTGATCTACTACTCCACCATCTCTGGAGCTATGGCTGAACCGCCTCCCCCAACCTCATACTCCTCATCCACCTCCTCCGCCTCTCTTTCATTCGACCCAGCTCATCCAAATCCTAAATAACCTCAATCGAATCTACATCCCTTTTTTGCCTATGAGACTAGATAAATAAATTCAATTCGGCAACGTCTCTCGTGTTAGGTAAACCTCTTTCTCTATTGCTATGGTGAAGTCTATTCGTGGGATTTTAATCTGATAGGGGgttaattagggtttataaGTTTCGGGTTTAGGTTTGGTGttgtttaatctttttgttATGGGTTTTGGATTATGTTTGAATTATTATTCTGCCTAGGTACTTTGTTTAATCGCTCGAATTCAGCTTATAGATGACTTAATTCTATTTAGTTGGCGTATCattaatttgaatttggaattttaCTTTTAGTGTATGttacttttgattttggttctcCATCTCGGgtgaatttgagtttttttaggTATagagttttttagtttttatgttaCTATAGAGAGACTAAACTtaggtttttttccttctgttctAAGAATTTGAGTTTTGCTATTTCTGAAAGGTTGCCTTTTGGTTTGTTAGGCTTCTCGATTTCCTCACCCTTTTTATCTTGATCTCCAATCTCATATTGAAATTGTTATCAACCatgtgtttatagtttcttatAGCCAATAATCTGAATTCATTGGATGTTGGAACAGAACATTCATAATTGGTCCTTGTTGCAAATAGTCTATCTGATTTTAAAGAGAAGGAGGTAAATTAAACATTCATTATTGGTCCATGTTAAATGATTCTTGAATTGGCAAGGAAGAAAATGTTGTAGGTATGCTAAAGCTTTGTAGTTTAGTTGTGGCTTGTTTGTTTTTAGCTGCTAAAGTTGAAGAGATTTAAGTTTCATTGCTCTAAGACCTCCAAGTTAGTTACTTTCTCTTGATCTCTTTTATAATGTAGCTAACGTGTTTGCTGAAATGCTGAGTTataatggtgttttttttttgtgtgaatgtGATTTAAGGTCGAGTTTTGTTATTAGACTAAGTTTTGCAAAATGACCTTCATGGACAAGCAGCTTTTGCGGTGGTCTATTAGTcaggattcatctttttttttcttgttggtgTGGGTAAGTGAATTACCATCTTGCAGCCTTTGCTTgcttttttcatttcttttattatCAGCCATTTGTGAGTTGCAttttatttctatctttttcgTATAAGGATTGGCTAAGAATGTTGTGTTTTCTTTATACATATACTGACATGTTGTAGGTCTCTCCTCTACAACTATCACTTCCAGCTTTGGGAAAGCAATTTCTGAATAATTTGTTTGGATTGCTAAGGGTAATGAGTTGTTTCATTCATTAGGATCAAGATGTAGCACAGTTCAGAGGATACCAATCTCAAGGAGAAGGTCTTACCTCCTGTTGAGCAGGTACTACCTTTCCCATTCTCACAATTAGTTTGATGCAGTTTGTGATAACAACATTTAGGGAGATAAAATTCTGAAGCTGCATCATGAGAATGTTATTCAACTGCATCAAACTAATTGTGATCTGTGAATTTGGTGATGTTCCGGCGGTGAGATCTGGATATTTGGAGATGATGGAAGGTGTTGGAGATGGTGGCAGAAGATTGGGGATCATTTAATCACTTCATTCTGAGATCTGAAATTGGGGAACAAGACATGAAGATCAACTCGTTCATGAGAAGGGAGATGCGAAGAAAATGGTGTGAAAGTACACGAGGCGTAAGAGCGAGGAAGAGGCGGAGGGTTAAAGTGGAGTTTGGAGaaaattttattctttgtattttaattatacattgaaaaataaaatttttatataaattatgaagattttgtttatattttttgacaatttttttttttaacaattagcTACAACACTATACACATTAAATTAGCTACAACACTATAGACATATCGTCCcaatttgtaacaaatttatgACAAATAACTGGGTAGCTTTTGTAACAAGTTTATAACAAATAACCGGGTAGCTTCTTGTGAGGCTATTAGCCAcgaaattttgtaattttttgaatCTAACTGGTACTAATATTTCTGACGCAAATTGTAACAAATAGGGTAGATAAATGTAACAATTACTAGCAGCTTGCGACATATTACTTTGTCTCTAACTTGTGGCAATTTgcgataatttttttataagggGAAATTTTATGACCAcaaaatagttacaaaaaatTTTGGTCTCAAACctgtaacaaaattatttttgctaCGCATAACAGGTTATAACTACACAATATTTTGTAACTATACAACAGAATTTTACTAGAGACAAATTCTTATAAGCCTTTTTTCTAGATAGGTTAATAAACGGTGACAAAAAGAGATTATAGTATCTGCAAAAGTCTCAAGTTATTTGTATTTAAACTAAAGAAGACTCCGACTGATATGTATGTTGTTAAACAATGtttcaagtttttaaaatgtaaaattattagAGAGCAaagtaaaattttgtaaaattaattatttaaatctaataaatagaaaatctcactataattaaaatttacattGAGTTATAGGTGGtcccagaaaagaaaaaaatgtattttataaattcaatcCTATAATATATCAACAATTATTATTGAGTATAGCATTAGCTAatctttcaaaaaattaaattacaaagtGCTCAAATAGGATACATCTAAAGAAATctgatcaatttttttattactatatgtgtatgtaaaatattattacaaagaTAAGagcctaattaattaaattaggattttgttctttctttattttgttaatttcctCTAgggggaaaagaaaaatattactacATCCCTAAATTCAACAATGGATCTAGATACTCACTCATTATAAATAGCGACGTTACAATTTCTTAAGCATTCTCCCAAACATCTTCTTCTACGGTGTAAaccgcaaaaaaaaacaaaaaaaacactatgtCTTCGAACAAGATTGTGTTGACAAGCTCAGATGGCGATTCTTTCCAAGTTGAGGAACAGGTGGCGAGAAAATTGCAGATCATAGCACACATGATCGAGGACGACTGCGCCGATAAAGCAATCCCGCTTTCAAACGTCACTGGAAAGATCCTTGCAATGGTCATCGAGTATTGCAAAATACACGTTGATGATAAAGATAGTAATTCAACTGAAGCAACGAATGATAGTGAAGCAACTGAAGCAACTGAAGCCAAGGAGGAGCTCGTGAGGACTTGGGACAAAGAGTTCATGAAATCTCTCGATCTTGAAACGATCTTCTCAGTCATTCTCGCTGCCAACTATCTCAGCATCAAGAGCCTTTTAGATCTCACGACCCAGTACGTGGCAGATTACATCAAAGACAAGACACCAGAGGAGGTTcgaaagatcttcaatattgaaaACGATTTCAcaccggaagaagaagaagagatacgaAAGGAGAACGCATGGGCTTTTGAAGATgatccaaaaccctaactttttgttttcgttttaaaattgttgatttCGACGGTCGTTTAATCTTTGTTGATGACTTTCTTAAATATTTATTCTCAAGTATGTCTTTGATTTTATGGTTTGTGGTTGCTTTTCAATTTCATGGTGTTATTATGTTCAATAATCTGTTtactttgatatattttttttttcagcaaatcaaaatatattgatatcaaaaaatatttacatgaTACAAATATATCTCAAAACAAACGTTTACACAAATACAGGAAATTATTACAATTTCAATGAAAGAGTCACTACTAAAGAATCAAAAGCACAAAACCACAAAACCTTAAGCTTGAATAAAGAATCCTTCctttattaatgtttagaaaatcttctcaaaactaaacacaagctctgtttttctcttatGATCATATATCCTTCTTATGATCTCTATTTATATTGTTCTAGActtctttttctaaaacatcctaacttcctttttagtttaggattacaacttttccttttcctaacTAGATTCCTAATTCCTTTAAGGATATCTATTCTAGAACATTTTAGAAGCTTATCCAACATTTACCCCTTAAGCTTCAAGTTGTTCTTCATGAGATCTTGAACTCCGATCATCTCTCTCATTTCAGGAAACTTGTTTTTCGCCATGGCTTTGGTAAGGATGTCTGCACGCTGCTCTTCTCCAGGTACATGTTCCACTTCAAGTAGTCCATTCTCCACACACTCACGAATGAAATGAAAACGTTTGTATATGTGTTTACTCATCTTGTGAAAAACCGGGTTCTTTGTAAGTTCTATGGCCGACTTGTTGTCAATGCGGATCATAGTCTTCACATACCTTTTCCCGGTGATCTCACTCAGTAAATCTTGAATCCATATGGCTTGCTTAGCCGCTTCCGTAACTGCTATGAACTCTGCTTCACAGGAGGACAGAAccactattttttgtttttgcgaACACCAAGTTATAGGAGCTCCTCCTAGATAAAACACATGACCTGTGGTGCTCCTTCCGTCATCAGGATCCGTGTTGTGACTACTGTCGCTATAGCCAACAATATCTAGTGATCCTCTCTTGTATGTCACTCCATAGCCCACTGTTCCTCTCAAATACCTTAGGATCTGTTTCAATACAATGCCATGAGATATTCTAGGATCATGCATGTATCTACTCAAAATCCCTACTGAGAAAGCAAGGTCTGGTCGAGTATGCAGAAGATATCTCAAGCATCCAATCCTTCTTCGATACATGGTCGCGTCAATATCTGGTTCATCAATTCCTTTTGACAATTGCAACCCAAACTCCATTGGTATTATCGTCGAGTTACAAGAGTCTAAACCAGCTTCCTTAAGAATTCAGCAAGCATAGGCTTCTTGCTTGATTTCTATTCCATTTATTCCTTGACTAACTTCAATACCAAGATAGTAAGTAAGCTTACCAAGGTCACTCATCTCGAACTTAGTAGACATTCCAGCCTTAAACTCCATTATGATCTCCAGTGTACTTCCTGTGACaaaaagatcatcaacatacacgACCACGATCAAAATCTTAGTTCCTTCTTCCTTGCGATATATGGAGCTTTCCTTATGACACTTCTTAAATGCCATGCTTTTGAGTATTTGATCGAGTTTTGTATTCCATGCTCGAGGTGCTTGAAGAAGTCCATAAAGAGCTTTCTTGAGTTTGAAAACCTTGTATTCTTCTCCCTTCTTCAAACCCTTCAGGTTGTGAAACATAAACATCCTCCGTTAGTTCACCATGTAAGAAAGCTGTCTTAACATCGAGATGATGAATTTCCCATCCATGTGAAGCTGCTTATCCAATCAACATTCTAACTGTATCCAGCCTTGCAACCGGTGCAAAGACCTCATCAAAGTCAGTTCCTTCTCTTTGTGCATAATCGTTAGCAACGAGTCTAGCTTTGAACTTGTTGATTGTTCCATCAGCATTCCTTTTGATCTTAAAAACCCACTTAAGACCAATCACTTTTACACCAAATGGCTTCTCACCTAGATCCCAtgcattgtttttgttgatcaAATCGATTTCCTCTTGACAAGCCTTTGTCCATTCGATTGATTCCTTCGCTTCTTGATAGTTGATAGGTTCATCATTTAGCGATAGGAGAAGTATTTCACATTCTAGATCAGCTAGAAGAATATAGTCAGCAAGGTAACTAGGGGGATTGTGTTGTCGGCTTGATCTTCTAAGCGGAGCTGGCTCTGTTTCGATGCTTTCATGATCCTgcacttcctcttcttctgcagTTTCTTGATCCTCTATGGGTTGAGAACTGATGTCCACTGTCTATAGTTTCTCCCCATGTCATTCAAAACATCCCTGGTtgatcttctttgttttctactCCCTTCCAAGTCCAAGATTCCTTCTCATTGAACACCACATCACGACTTACTACCACTCTTCTCGTTGTTGGGTTGTAAAGTCGATACGCCTTAGTTCCTGGTTCTATGCCGAGGTGAACAAGTGTTTGTGATCGATCATCAAGCTTCTTGAGATGTTCAGCTGCTACCTTTGTATGAGCGATGCAACCAAAAATCCTAAGATGCTCAATACTCGGCTTTCTTTCTCTTAAGCATTCATATGGTGTTTGATTCTTTAGAGCTCGAGTAGGAACTCTATTAAACAAGTATGTTGAATGTCTTACAGCTTCTCCCCACAAATAATTTGGAACATTCATTCCCTTAAGAATGCTCAGAGTCATCTCCATCAATGTCCGGTTTCTCCTCTCAACTACTCCGTTTTGTTGGGGAGTGTAGGGTGCCGTAAGATGTCTTATGATCCCGTTTTCATTACAAAAATCTTGGAAATCTCTTGATGTAAACTCTCCGCCTTTATCTGTGCGTAGAGTTACAATCTTCTTGTCGCTTTCTCTCTCGACAAGAGCTCTAAAAGATTTAAACTTCTCAAAggcttcactcttctctttgAGCAGAATTTTCCACATATATCTTGTGTAATCATCCACTATTACAAAGATATACTGATTTCTAGCAAGTGTGTCTGGTGATATAGGTCCACAAAGATCTGCGTGTAACAACTCCAAAGCTCGTGTAGACCTATATTGAGTTGCATTCGGAAAAACATGTCTCGTCTGCTTTCCTACCAAACATGATTTACACAACACTTTCTTACTTGTGATTTTAGGCATACCTCGTACCATCTCTTGTGTGGACATAGAGTTCATCGTCGTGAAACTTATATAGCTAAGTCTCGCATGCCACCTCCATGAATCATCTTCGATCTTCAAGTGTAAACATGTTGGTTTGCCTATCTTTAGGCTGATCTTATACAGTCTATTGGGAGAACGGTTTACTTTAACCAACAAGCATCCATTAGGATCACGTAAAGTGAGATAATCAGCCCTCATTCTCACATCACAGCCATATTTTGTAGCTTGTCCTAAGCTAAGAATGTTGCTCTTTAACATCGGAATGTAGTAGATGTCTGTTAAAAGTCTCTGTTCTCCGTTTTTTCCTTCAAAGATAATTGATCCTTTTCCTCCAATGCTTACACAAGATCCATCTCCAAATTTAACCGTTCCTTTGATGCTCTCATTTAATTCAGAAAATTATCCTTTCTCTCTTGTCATATGGTTGCTTTCACCATTATCCAAATACCAGATTCCATCCTCTCTTTTGTTTATCTCGTACTTCTCCGGAATTACCTTCTCCTCATTTAAATATACAATTTCATGCATATATAGGGCTTTATCTGCTTCTTCTGTCTCGTTTTTGTTGAGTTCTTGTTCCTTTACAACTTCACTGGACAAACAGATGCAAAGTGCCTGGTTTCTTCACCAACTTTGGTGCATCGAGAGGTTGACCTAGAGAGGCTGATGTCGAAGCAATCTCCGATAACTTACCGGAGAAGGTATCGATTGTATCTGAATCTTTCATCCTCAAGGACTCGAATTCATACATTAGAGTTTGGAGGTGAGCTTCTTTGACGTGTTCCACGCCttgatttattgattttatagCTTCCCAAATATCCCGAGGTGAGTCTTGCTCACCAATTTGCAGAGTCAGATTCTCTGGTATAGATTGATACAACAAAGATGTTGCAACATCGTTCTTCTCTTCAATTCCGTTCCAGGTTCAATTGCGATCCAAGCTTTGTGAACTTTCAGCGTTGCCTTCATCTTCAATGTCCAGATGGTGTAATTGGTTGAATTCAGCATCGGACATTGAACAGCGGAGGTTGATGTCGTCGTCTTCTCCATCGTcttctttgatggttttgtCTCAGCCATGATTCGTATGAGCTCTCCTTACTCCAGGATTTGCTTTGATACcaaataaagaatcaaaagcACAAAACCACAAAACCTTAAGCTTGCATAAAGAATCAAAAGCACAAAACCACAAAACCTTAAGCTTGAATAAAGAATCCTTCctttattaatgtttagaaaatcttcgcaaaactaaacacaagctctgtttttttcttatgatcATACATCCTTCTTATGATATCTATTTATATTGTTCTAGACTTCcttttctaaaacatcctaactTCCTCTTTAGTTTAGGAttacaacttttccttttccttacTAGATTCCTAATTCCTTTAAGGATATCTATTCTAGAACATTCTAGAAGCTTATCTAacaactacaacaaatatgagtATTGATAGCAGATTATAATATCACAATTTCTGGAATTGCTATTAAAAGCGAAATGAGAGTTTGTCAAATAGACTTATAACATTGAACTAATGCTATGCCTAAAAATCAATAAGCGGGAACTAAAAATACCTGATTCCGCCTTAATTTTATGAACGAGCGCCAAcacttagaaaacaaaattacattttggCGGTCTATGAACAAAACAATTACATTTCATAgcataaggaaaaaaaagacaaaataaagaaggcaaaaaaaaaaaaagacaaaaccttcGAGTTCTCCGTCGACTCGTTTGCTCGTCATCTCCGCGGACTCCTTTGCTCGCCGTCTCCGGAGATTCCATTGCTTATCATCTCCGTCGAGTTCATCTTCACGATCTCTCGCCATCTCCGTCGAGttcatcttcaccatctctCGCCATCTCCGTCGATTttatcttctccatctctcgCCATCTCCGTCGACTTCATCCTCTAGATCTCTCACCATCTCCGCCGACTCTATAGCTCGCCATCTCGATTCGATCTGTCTCGCTCTCCTCAGATCTGACTTTCAGGTGAGTTGAAAGTGAGTCCATAGTAGCAATATACAGTAGTGTATTTCGTTGGTTGTTGTAATTACAGCAGTGTGTCTTGTTAATAGGTGTGGGTTCTCAGATATCGGGGGAAGAATACAATCACTATAGAGGTTAGACACATCTATCGATTTCTTGGCCTTTTGTATCCTTTTGTAGTTGCAGTGTCTCTGTGATTGATTGTCGTAAATATGTTTAACTTATGGTCATTGTTGCTTGTATCCTATACCGTTTGAACTGTGTTAAGGGAAACTaggatttttaagaaaaatgttggacaaggcatgggtgCATTTATGCAGGTAAGTATAATTGTTAAAagtgttttgtttatgcatTTGGATTAGTGTTGTGATACTTATGTCTTTTTCTTATACTTTTCTCTTACATGAATTCAAGGGTTGATTTTGCATATGAGAGTGGTGCTCGATGTTTTGTTGAAGTTGTTAGTGCCAAATTAGCAGTTAATGGAAAGATAATTTGTTCGTGCACCGGATGCCGCAATTTAGAGCGCCATACATGCAACGAGGTTGTGTCTCATTTAGTTATACATGGAATGGATGAGGCTTACAAGATATGTACTGATTGGTTTCACCATGGAGATTATGTTGGTTTAGTAGAAGGTCAAGATAGAGTGTGGAATGCTGAGATTCTGGGTTTATACGAAGATGCTAAATGGTCTGATGAAGATTTACCTTGTAAGGGTTCAAATTTATGTGAGGCTGCTGAGGGTGAGGATAGgaaagaagatgagtttttaGTAAAACTTGCAGAAGCTGAAATGCCATTGTATCCAACGTGTGTGAATCATAGCAAGCTATCAGCTACAGTGACACTANTTGTAGTTGCAGTGTCTCTGTGATTGATTGTCGTAAATATGTTTAACTTATGGTCATTGTTGCTTGTATCCTATACCGTTTGAACTGTGTTAAGGGAAACTaggatttttaagaaaaatgttggacaaggcatgggtgCATTTATGCAGGTAAGTATAATTGTTAAAagtgttttgtttatgcatTTGGATTAGTGTTGTGATACTTATGTCTTTTTCTTATACTTTTCTCTTACATGAACTCAAGGGTTGATTTTGCATATGAGAGTGGTGCTCGATGTTTTGTTGAAGTTGTTAGTGCCAAATTAGCAGTTAATGGAAAGATAATTTGTTCGTGCACCGGATGCCGCAATTTAGAGCGCCATACATGCAACGAGGTTGTGTCTCATTTAGTTATACATGGAATGGATGAGGCTTACAAGATATGTACTGATTGGTTTCACCATGGAGATTATGTTGGTTTAGTAGAAGGTCAAGATAGAGTGTGGAATGCTGAGATTCTGGGTTTATACGAAGATGCTAAATGGTCTGATGAAGATTTACCTTGTAAGGGTTCAAATTTATGTGAGGCTGCTGAGGGTGAGGATAGgaaagaagatgagtttttaGTAAAACTTGCAGAAGCTGAAATGCCATTGTATCCAACGTGTGTGAATCATAGCAAGCTATCAGCTACAGTGACACTATTTCGGATTAAAACTCAGAATGGCTGGTCA
The sequence above is drawn from the Camelina sativa cultivar DH55 chromosome 4, Cs, whole genome shotgun sequence genome and encodes:
- the LOC104779641 gene encoding SKP1-like protein 14 codes for the protein MSSNKIVLTSSDGDSFQVEEQVARKLQIIAHMIEDDCADKAIPLSNVTGKILAMVIEYCKIHVDDKDSNSTEATNDSEATEATEAKEELVRTWDKEFMKSLDLETIFSVILAANYLSIKSLLDLTTQYVADYIKDKTPEEVRKIFNIENDFTPEEEEEIRKENAWAFEDDPKP
- the LOC104783481 gene encoding uncharacterized protein LOC104783481 codes for the protein MLDKAWVHLCRVDFAYESGARCFVEVVSAKLAVNGKIICSCTGCRNLERHTCNEVVSHLVIHGMDEAYKICTDWFHHGDYVGLVEGQDRVWNAEILGLYEDAKWSDEDLPCKGSNLCEAAEGEDRKEDEFLVKLAEAEMPLYPTCVNHSKLSATVTLFRIKTQNGWSDKSFDDLLETLSKMLPKDNVLHTSTYDVKKFLKSFDMGYQKIHACVNDCCLFRKKLKKVDTCPKCKSSRWKTNMHTGEVKKGVPHKVLRYFPIISRLKRMFRSEKVDVDLRWHFNNKSTDGKLRHPVDSVTWKSMNDKYPSFIAEQRNLRLGLSTDGFNPFNMKNS